One Alnus glutinosa chromosome 3, dhAlnGlut1.1, whole genome shotgun sequence genomic region harbors:
- the LOC133864465 gene encoding uncharacterized protein LOC133864465, producing the protein MWWRSASFILDQRNQDDAASSPKPETISLSPPQTRSTYMAAAEPLNQNPNPNPNISAYYQTRAAHTGVVTKDWLAQAQAAVGRHPDELPLPETDLEASDSGKPFSVIHEFNNWRKQPDLAEAVAAIRALAAVIRASEATTMMELEIELKKASDSLKSWDTTSISLTAGCDLFMRYVTRTSALEYEDFNSAKSRLIERAEKFGEISYKARRIIAMLSQDFIFDGCTILVHGFSRVVLEVLKTAAENKKLFRVFCTEGRPDRTGLRLSNELAKLDVPVKLLIDSAAAYSMDEVDMVFVGADGVVESGGIINMMGTYQISLVAHSMNKPVYVAAESYKFARLYPLDQKDMAPALRPIDFGVPIPAKVEVETSARDYTPPQYLTLLFTDLGVLTPSVVSDELIQLYL; encoded by the exons ATGTGGTGGCGATCAGCCTCTTTCATTCTCGACCAACGAAACCAAGACGACGCCGCATCATCGCCCAAACCCGAAACCATCTCTCTGTCTCCGCCCCAGACCCGGTCTACGTACATGGCGGCTGCCGAGCCACTcaaccaaaaccctaaccctaaccctaacatcTCGGCCTACTACCAGACGAGGGCGGCCCACACCGGCGTTGTCACTAAGGACTGGCTCGCCCAGGCCCAGGCCGCCGTCGGCCGACACCCCGACGAGCTGCCCTTACCGGAGACTGACCTCGAGGCCTCCGACTCCGGCAAGCCCTTCAGCGTTATCCACGAGTTCAACAATTGGCGGAAGCAGCCCGATCTCGCCGAGGCCGTGGCGGCCATTCGGGCCTTAGCTGCCGTGATTAGGGCCAGCGAGGCCACCACCATGATGGAGCTCGAAATTGAGCTCAAGAAGGCCTCCGACTCTCTCAAA TCATGGGACACGACATCCATCTCCTTGACAGCAGGCTGTGATCTGTTCATGCGATATGTAACTAGAACATCTGCATTAGAATATGAGGACTTCAATTCTGCCAAGTCTCGCTTGATTGAACGTGCAGAGAAGTTTGGGGAGATATCTTATAAG GCACGCCGGATCATTGCAATGCTTAGTCAGGATTTTATATTTGATGGTTGTACCATTTTGGTGCATGGCTTTTCCAGAGTTGTGTTGGAAGTGCTGAAGACAGCAGCTGAGAATAAGAAACTCTTCCGGGTTTTCTGCACAG AGGGAAGGCCAGATAGAACAGGTTTACGATTATCTAATGAGCTGGCCAAGCTTGATGTTCCTGTAAAGCTTCTAATTGACTCTGCGGCAGCATATTCTATGGATGAGGTTGATATGGTATTTGTTGGGGCAGATGGAGTGGTTGAAAGTGGAGGTATCATTAACATGATGGGAACATACCAAATTTCATTGGTAGCACACAGCATGAACAAACCTGTTTATGTGGCTGCTGAAAGCTACAAG TTTGCTCGCCTTTACCCTTTGGACCAGAAAGACATGGCCCCTGCTTTACGGCCGATTGATTTTGGGGTCCCCATTCCAGCCAAGGTTGAGGTTGAAACGTCTGCCCGGGATTATACACCTCCTCAGTATCTTACTCTACTCTTCACGGATTTGGGTGTCCTCACTCCATCTGTGGTCAGTGATGAGCTCATCCAGCTATACTTATAG